The Spiroplasma clarkii genome has a window encoding:
- a CDS encoding MG406 family protein encodes MMKKIIRPNKTMLWVITLFYLLVAACFTALIITDIITVSWIYGLLLAVILGIVSFIFLRFSISRLVSEENPFEFIFFSILRTGIYAVPFLISVYLSEAINIFGVLIGTLSVALFNQMLIK; translated from the coding sequence ATGATGAAGAAAATTATTCGCCCCAATAAAACAATGTTATGAGTCATAACTTTGTTTTATTTATTGGTAGCAGCTTGCTTTACAGCACTTATCATAACAGATATCATCACAGTTTCTTGAATTTATGGTCTACTATTAGCTGTAATTCTTGGCATAGTTTCATTTATATTTTTAAGGTTTTCCATAAGCAGGCTTGTTTCAGAGGAAAACCCATTTGAATTTATATTTTTTTCTATACTAAGAACAGGAATATATGCGGTTCCATTCCTTATAAGTGTCTATTTGTCAGAGGCAATTAACATTTTTGGTGTCTTAATCGGTACTTTAAGTGTGGCATTGTTTAACCAAATGCTCATAAAGTAA
- a CDS encoding F0F1 ATP synthase subunit A, translating into MPSLLLVNFLEYWNKFTPQFASILLTTIVICSFSIIFNLKIRNIKDGEELSGFMVLAATMVQSFENMVVGVMGKKFKHLTPYVMYLFLYILVSSIIALLGFEPLTSSLTVTLAMAIVTFVAIYYYGLRYQKFLFFQRYMYNPIDIFTQFVPILSLSFRLFGNIVAGSIILGLFYAVLINLQGKIFGVSNAYQDQLWWAGFNFFSTALLPWLHLYFDLFDGFIQGLVFSMLTLSYWANAKNGEHERSSEPVERYNTKKLRVRKIKIHKHKNEEKTEI; encoded by the coding sequence ATGCCTTCGTTATTATTAGTAAACTTTTTAGAGTACTGGAATAAATTCACTCCACAATTTGCATCAATACTATTAACTACAATAGTTATCTGTAGTTTTAGTATTATTTTTAACTTAAAAATTAGAAATATCAAAGATGGCGAAGAGTTAAGTGGTTTTATGGTTTTAGCAGCAACGATGGTTCAATCATTTGAAAACATGGTTGTTGGGGTAATGGGTAAAAAATTTAAGCACCTTACTCCCTATGTTATGTACTTATTTTTATACATTTTAGTATCATCAATCATAGCTCTGCTAGGTTTTGAACCCCTAACAAGTTCATTAACTGTAACTCTTGCAATGGCAATAGTTACTTTTGTGGCTATCTATTATTATGGTTTAAGGTACCAAAAATTCTTATTTTTTCAAAGGTATATGTATAATCCAATTGATATTTTTACACAATTTGTGCCAATTTTATCTCTATCATTTAGGTTATTTGGGAACATTGTGGCAGGATCAATTATTTTAGGATTATTTTATGCCGTTTTAATCAATCTTCAAGGAAAAATCTTTGGAGTTTCAAATGCCTATCAAGACCAACTCTGGTGAGCGGGATTTAACTTCTTTTCAACAGCGCTACTACCTTGATTGCACCTATACTTTGACCTATTTGATGGGTTTATTCAAGGTTTGGTCTTCTCAATGTTGACCTTATCATATTGAGCAAATGCAAAAAATGGAGAACATGAACGTTCATCTGAACCAGTTGAAAGGTATAATACCAAAAAACTGCGTGTCAGAAAAATAAAAATTCATAAACATAAAAATGAAGAAAAAACTGAAATTTAA
- a CDS encoding ATP synthase F0 subunit C, whose protein sequence is MFTEMLTNFYITWGGLLGSTLPFLMAEDINRGLIGIGAGLTGVGMVGASIGQGLAGYGACVAIGRNPEVAGKITTTLIITAGFCESGAIYALVTAILILFVL, encoded by the coding sequence ATGTTTACAGAAATGTTAACCAACTTTTATATTACATGAGGGGGATTATTGGGATCTACCTTGCCATTTTTAATGGCAGAAGACATTAACCGTGGACTAATTGGAATTGGTGCCGGACTTACCGGAGTTGGTATGGTTGGTGCCTCAATTGGTCAAGGACTTGCAGGCTATGGTGCCTGTGTTGCTATTGGGAGAAACCCAGAAGTAGCTGGTAAAATTACAACAACACTTATTATTACTGCTGGATTTTGTGAGTCTGGTGCTATTTATGCTCTTGTAACTGCTATACTAATTTTATTTGTGTTATAA
- the atpF gene encoding F0F1 ATP synthase subunit B, with translation MLNLTILFAESSTPGIIDIKQAMLPNLPNFIAHILSTIVIVMFLSRLVYKPFKKLVSDRRKKINELLDDAASKQALANRDKKDASKILTKARQESKDILLLAKSEADDLKFDIINDAKSEAQNIQNHAKQAIEYEKKEAQENIRKEIIDLAFVAAEKIMETNVDQEVNERLIEEFLNNL, from the coding sequence ATGCTAAATTTAACAATACTATTTGCAGAGAGCTCAACACCAGGAATAATTGATATTAAACAAGCAATGCTCCCGAATCTACCAAATTTCATTGCCCATATTTTATCAACAATTGTTATTGTCATGTTTCTATCAAGACTTGTTTACAAGCCATTTAAAAAACTAGTTTCAGACCGTCGTAAAAAAATTAACGAACTATTAGATGATGCTGCTAGTAAACAAGCATTAGCAAACCGTGATAAAAAAGATGCATCAAAAATTTTAACCAAAGCAAGACAAGAGTCAAAAGACATTTTATTGCTTGCAAAATCTGAAGCTGATGATTTAAAGTTTGACATTATAAATGATGCTAAATCAGAAGCTCAAAATATTCAAAACCATGCAAAGCAAGCTATTGAATATGAAAAAAAAGAAGCCCAAGAAAATATCAGAAAAGAAATTATTGACCTTGCCTTTGTTGCCGCTGAGAAAATTATGGAAACAAATGTTGACCAAGAGGTTAATGAAAGACTAATTGAAGAATTTTTAAATAACTTATAG
- the atpH gene encoding ATP synthase F1 subunit delta has translation MIKESLIRNWSTAIATIAVEQNKIDEYLQTARDLKLVFKDNFILIDFLANHDIDFKAKEKILVNTFKGKIDQNLLHTLLLIVERNLVPATKQIFKQVEYDLLNAKSVAKGYIYSVAPLSQDIIQKIENKFSEKLGKQILLENVIKKELIAGIRVEVEGQKYDSSAQGKAIDLKRKILTNRK, from the coding sequence ATGATTAAAGAATCATTAATTCGTAACTGGTCTACTGCAATTGCCACAATTGCAGTAGAACAAAATAAAATTGATGAATACTTGCAAACAGCAAGAGATCTTAAATTAGTTTTTAAAGATAATTTCATTCTGATAGATTTTTTAGCAAACCATGACATAGATTTTAAAGCAAAAGAAAAAATTTTAGTCAATACTTTTAAAGGTAAAATTGACCAAAACCTTTTGCACACACTGTTATTAATTGTTGAGCGCAACTTAGTGCCAGCAACTAAACAAATTTTTAAACAAGTGGAGTATGATCTCTTGAATGCAAAAAGTGTTGCTAAGGGATACATTTATTCAGTAGCTCCATTATCACAAGACATTATTCAAAAAATTGAAAACAAATTCTCTGAAAAATTAGGAAAACAAATTCTTCTTGAAAATGTAATCAAAAAAGAACTGATTGCAGGTATTAGAGTAGAAGTTGAAGGTCAAAAATATGACTCTTCAGCCCAAGGAAAAGCAATTGATTTGAAAAGAAAAATTTTAACAAATAGAAAATAG
- the atpA gene encoding F0F1 ATP synthase subunit alpha has translation MPLKIDEITEVIKKQILDYGKEVVVQEVGTVASIGDGVALLFGLDKVMMGELLIFNDNVFGMALNLEEGAVGAVIIGDDSQIKQGGKVRRTGKVVKTPVGDELLGRVVNGIGNPIDGNGPFVNNEFAPVERIASGVMSRKSIDQPLETGIFAIDSIIPIGKGQRELIIGDRQTGKTAIAIDTIINQKGKNVKCVYVAIGQKESTVAQVVQKLKQAGSMDYTVVVSASASESAPMQYISPYTGVTIAEEWMNKGDDVLIVYDDLSKHAIAYRTLSLLLRRPPGREAYPGDVFYLHSRLLERAANVNEKLGGGSITALPIIETQAGDISAYIPTNVISITDGQIFLSEQLFNSGIRPAVDTGLSVSRVGSSAQIKAVKQMGGTLKLELAQYYELQAFAKFGSDLDDATRTTLEHGAKIVELLKQRQFTPLSEIMQSIFLLAIKERYIKWLPIEEMANFKSEVIKHFEKDEDGKAVLKLLNVEKAYDESLTEQVQTEVVKVLKRVVKTVKDWKSVNFGTEAEWRKLK, from the coding sequence ATGCCATTAAAGATAGATGAAATAACTGAGGTTATTAAAAAACAAATCTTGGACTATGGAAAAGAAGTAGTGGTTCAAGAAGTAGGTACAGTTGCCAGCATTGGTGATGGTGTTGCCCTACTATTCGGACTTGATAAGGTTATGATGGGTGAACTATTAATTTTTAATGATAATGTTTTTGGAATGGCTTTAAACTTAGAAGAAGGTGCAGTTGGAGCCGTTATTATTGGCGATGATTCACAAATTAAACAAGGGGGTAAAGTTCGTCGAACAGGTAAAGTTGTCAAAACTCCAGTTGGAGATGAATTATTGGGTCGAGTTGTCAATGGAATTGGTAATCCCATTGATGGAAATGGACCTTTTGTTAACAATGAATTTGCTCCAGTGGAGAGAATTGCTTCAGGAGTTATGTCAAGAAAATCAATCGATCAACCTTTAGAAACAGGGATTTTTGCCATTGACTCAATTATCCCAATTGGTAAAGGTCAAAGAGAATTAATTATTGGTGATCGTCAAACAGGTAAAACTGCTATTGCTATTGACACAATCATTAACCAAAAAGGTAAAAATGTAAAGTGTGTTTATGTTGCTATTGGTCAAAAAGAATCAACTGTAGCTCAAGTAGTTCAAAAATTAAAACAAGCAGGATCTATGGATTATACAGTTGTGGTTTCTGCATCTGCAAGTGAATCAGCCCCAATGCAGTATATTTCACCATATACTGGAGTGACAATTGCGGAAGAATGAATGAATAAAGGCGATGACGTTTTAATAGTTTATGATGATTTATCAAAACACGCCATTGCTTATCGTACATTATCATTACTACTGCGTCGACCACCAGGAAGAGAAGCATATCCAGGAGATGTTTTTTACTTACATTCAAGATTACTTGAAAGAGCTGCCAATGTTAATGAAAAGCTTGGTGGTGGAAGCATTACTGCTCTCCCAATTATTGAAACCCAAGCTGGGGACATTTCTGCTTATATTCCTACCAATGTAATTTCAATTACAGATGGGCAAATCTTTTTATCAGAGCAATTGTTTAACTCAGGAATTCGTCCAGCAGTAGATACAGGGTTATCAGTTTCTAGAGTTGGGTCATCTGCTCAAATTAAAGCTGTAAAACAAATGGGGGGAACTTTAAAGTTAGAGTTAGCACAATACTATGAGTTACAAGCTTTTGCAAAATTTGGAAGTGATCTTGATGATGCCACTCGAACAACATTAGAACATGGAGCAAAAATCGTTGAGCTATTAAAACAGCGTCAGTTTACTCCACTTAGTGAAATCATGCAATCAATTTTCTTACTTGCAATCAAGGAAAGATACATAAAATGGTTACCAATTGAAGAAATGGCTAATTTTAAATCTGAAGTTATTAAACACTTTGAAAAAGATGAAGATGGTAAAGCAGTTTTAAAATTATTAAATGTTGAAAAAGCTTATGATGAAAGTTTAACTGAACAGGTTCAAACTGAAGTAGTTAAAGTTTTGAAAAGAGTAGTTAAAACAGTTAAAGATTGAAAATCAGTAAATTTTGGAACTGAAGCTGAATGAAGGAAGCTGAAATAA
- the atpG gene encoding ATP synthase F1 subunit gamma: MINLSALKGRIALVKDIQKITGAMELVATAKLKRLSKRIGDIHQYLAGVYDVFNFIISNTEDSIYLKKIDVPIKKTLWVVITSNLGLCGGYNSNIFKLVTENLSLNDEVVAIGSKAINFCNSKKIKIKKELTDLDVNFSADEASYIASDILTWFTQKETDAVKIIYTKFINNATFEPSIIDVFPIVKKEEHASHREDIILEPDADIVMETSVSLYLNTIIFGTILESMVSEQASRRVAMEAATKNGKDLSKSLSILYNRRRQENITQEISEIVAGADAQGDN, from the coding sequence ATGATTAATTTAAGTGCTTTAAAAGGAAGAATCGCTTTAGTTAAAGATATTCAAAAAATTACTGGTGCAATGGAATTGGTAGCAACTGCAAAATTAAAAAGACTTTCAAAAAGAATTGGAGACATCCACCAGTATTTGGCTGGAGTTTATGATGTTTTTAATTTTATAATTTCAAATACTGAGGATTCAATTTATTTAAAAAAAATAGATGTTCCAATTAAAAAAACTTTGTGAGTAGTTATCACCTCAAATTTAGGTTTATGTGGCGGGTACAATTCAAATATTTTTAAATTAGTTACTGAAAATTTAAGTCTCAATGATGAAGTTGTGGCAATTGGTTCTAAAGCAATTAACTTCTGTAATTCTAAAAAAATTAAAATTAAAAAAGAATTAACTGATCTAGATGTTAATTTCTCTGCAGATGAAGCTTCTTACATTGCTTCAGATATCTTGACTTGATTTACTCAAAAAGAAACAGATGCAGTTAAAATAATTTATACCAAGTTCATTAACAATGCGACTTTTGAGCCATCAATAATTGATGTCTTTCCAATAGTTAAAAAAGAAGAACATGCTTCTCATCGAGAAGATATTATCTTAGAACCTGATGCAGACATTGTTATGGAAACAAGTGTTTCATTGTATTTAAACACAATTATTTTTGGAACCATTTTAGAATCAATGGTTTCAGAACAAGCAAGTCGACGAGTTGCTATGGAAGCTGCTACTAAGAATGGTAAGGACTTATCAAAATCTCTGAGCATATTGTATAACCGCAGACGTCAAGAAAACATTACACAAGAAATCAGTGAAATTGTTGCTGGAGCAGATGCTCAAGGCGATAATTAG
- the atpD gene encoding F0F1 ATP synthase subunit beta, protein MNTSIGKIIQVLGPVVDVRFKESEIPELYNTIELDNGGTKLVLEVVQHIGDDIVRTIAMGPTEGLIRGMEGKNTGSPISVPVGEEVLGRMFNVLGDPIDEKPPVETRRMPIHRTTPTYNQLATSTEVLETGIKVIDLMMPFSKGGKIGLFGGAGVGKTVLVQELINNVAKKHGGISVFAGVGERTREGNDLYYEMTEAGVIDKTSLVFGQMNEPPGARMRVALTGLTIAEYFRDEKNQDVLLFIDNIFRFTQAGSEVSALLGRMPSAAGYQPTLATEMGALQERITSTKKGSITSVQAIYVPADDLTDPAPATTFAHLDARVVLDRTIASLGIYPAVDPLGSSSRILDPSVVGEEHYGVALRVQETLQKYKDLQSIIAILGMDELSDEDKLVVNRARKIRNFMSQPFTVGEKFTGRSGKYVGVKDSVASFKAILNGELDEVPETYFMYVGSVDEVWEKYLDKK, encoded by the coding sequence ATGAATACAAGTATTGGAAAAATAATTCAAGTGCTAGGTCCAGTTGTTGATGTCAGATTCAAAGAATCAGAAATTCCTGAATTGTACAACACTATTGAACTTGATAATGGTGGTACTAAATTAGTTTTAGAAGTAGTTCAACATATTGGTGATGACATTGTTCGTACCATTGCTATGGGTCCAACTGAGGGTTTAATCCGAGGAATGGAAGGTAAAAATACTGGTTCACCAATTAGTGTCCCAGTTGGTGAAGAAGTTCTAGGAAGAATGTTTAATGTTTTGGGAGACCCAATTGATGAAAAACCTCCTGTGGAAACTCGCCGCATGCCAATTCACCGAACTACCCCAACCTATAATCAATTAGCAACCTCAACTGAAGTTTTAGAAACAGGAATTAAAGTTATTGACTTGATGATGCCTTTCTCAAAAGGTGGAAAGATTGGGTTGTTTGGTGGGGCTGGAGTTGGGAAAACTGTTTTAGTTCAAGAACTAATTAACAATGTTGCAAAAAAACATGGTGGAATTTCAGTTTTTGCTGGAGTTGGTGAAAGAACCCGAGAAGGAAACGATCTTTACTATGAAATGACTGAAGCAGGGGTTATTGATAAAACTAGTTTAGTTTTTGGTCAAATGAATGAACCTCCAGGAGCCAGAATGAGAGTGGCTCTAACAGGTCTGACAATTGCAGAATACTTTAGAGATGAAAAGAACCAAGATGTACTTTTATTTATTGATAATATTTTTAGATTTACTCAAGCAGGTTCAGAAGTTTCAGCACTATTAGGAAGAATGCCTTCAGCTGCAGGTTATCAACCAACCTTGGCAACTGAAATGGGTGCTTTACAAGAAAGAATTACTTCAACCAAAAAAGGTTCAATTACTTCTGTTCAAGCAATCTATGTTCCAGCAGATGACCTAACAGACCCAGCTCCAGCAACTACTTTTGCTCACCTTGATGCTAGAGTAGTACTTGATCGCACCATTGCCTCACTGGGTATTTACCCAGCAGTTGACCCACTGGGTTCAAGTTCAAGAATTCTTGATCCAAGTGTTGTGGGGGAAGAACATTATGGAGTGGCTTTAAGGGTTCAAGAAACACTACAAAAATACAAAGATTTGCAATCAATTATTGCTATTTTAGGAATGGATGAATTGTCTGATGAAGATAAGTTGGTTGTGAACCGAGCAAGAAAAATCAGAAACTTTATGTCTCAACCATTTACGGTTGGTGAAAAATTTACAGGTCGTAGTGGTAAGTATGTTGGTGTTAAAGATAGTGTAGCTTCATTTAAAGCAATTTTAAATGGAGAACTTGATGAAGTTCCTGAAACATACTTTATGTATGTTGGTTCAGTTGATGAAGTTTGAGAAAAATATCTAGATAAAAAATAA
- the atpC gene encoding ATP synthase F1 subunit epsilon, producing the protein MSGLRLKIITPNGIYLDKEVEYVNTQTVAGDMTIYSRHASIVSTLKIGVVKYATDKGIQYVHVHRGLLRVNQNQVLILSQWLYLVDEKGKKTGEKF; encoded by the coding sequence ATGAGTGGATTAAGATTAAAAATCATTACCCCCAATGGGATTTATTTAGATAAAGAAGTAGAATATGTAAACACTCAAACTGTTGCTGGAGATATGACCATTTATTCAAGACATGCTTCTATTGTTTCGACCTTAAAAATTGGAGTTGTTAAATATGCAACTGACAAAGGAATTCAATATGTGCATGTGCATCGTGGTTTACTAAGAGTAAATCAAAATCAAGTTTTAATTCTTTCTCAATGACTTTACTTAGTTGATGAAAAAGGTAAAAAAACTGGTGAAAAATTTTAA
- a CDS encoding DeoR/GlpR family DNA-binding transcription regulator: MHKIERKKLYLKELEKHSFITMTDFLDTFEKEGIKSATIRRDLKELEVTGAITLTFGGINVNIGNENQVKDNVVNKNLDKKHKIALKANEFLEDGDMIYCGAGTTIEEFVTNISKTIRLLVTNSLSVLQKAVANPDIKDVVLMGGLFREKSQVFIPGNANKYFQEFRIHKAFYSAIAFDKIGNAFDDFLPENNVIKMAIENSEQNYLLVDSTKLNNYAINPIVNMINVTNVISDQEINKDLLTKFNNIVIAK, translated from the coding sequence ATGCATAAAATTGAACGCAAAAAATTGTATTTAAAAGAACTTGAAAAACATAGTTTCATTACTATGACTGATTTTTTAGATACTTTTGAAAAAGAGGGAATTAAATCAGCAACAATCCGCAGAGACTTAAAGGAATTAGAAGTTACCGGAGCCATCACATTAACTTTTGGTGGTATTAATGTTAACATTGGTAATGAAAATCAAGTTAAAGATAATGTTGTAAATAAAAACTTAGATAAAAAACACAAGATAGCTTTAAAAGCAAATGAGTTTTTAGAAGATGGAGATATGATTTATTGTGGAGCAGGAACAACAATTGAAGAGTTTGTAACCAATATCTCTAAGACAATCAGATTACTGGTTACTAATTCTTTATCAGTCTTACAAAAAGCAGTAGCAAATCCCGATATCAAAGATGTAGTTTTAATGGGAGGTCTTTTCCGAGAAAAGTCACAAGTCTTTATTCCTGGAAATGCCAATAAGTATTTTCAAGAATTTAGAATTCACAAAGCATTTTATAGTGCCATAGCTTTTGATAAAATTGGAAATGCCTTTGATGATTTTTTACCAGAAAATAATGTAATTAAAATGGCTATTGAAAATTCAGAACAAAACTATTTACTGGTAGATTCAACAAAATTAAACAACTATGCTATCAACCCCATTGTTAATATGATTAATGTTACCAATGTAATTAGTGATCAAGAAATTAACAAGGACTTATTAACAAAATTCAATAACATAGTTATTGCCAAATAA
- a CDS encoding SIS domain-containing protein: protein MSNNTLKEIKQQPQVWEKVLHELQANQKEWLEFLKPLKNHKVIFTGAGTSEFIGNALVGYCRQHQLDAEAIASTDIVSAPTKYLLNKPTILVSFARSGNSPESVGAVDLANQFVDDIVHIIITCNKDGQLYQNGLKQVKTKMFLLPAEANDLGFAMTSSYSGMMLAAWGIVKLAQADFDIKKIDAELKNFSGLTNYLETEANKLSDLDFERIVYLGSGCNQAFAQESRLKLLELTQGQFPAFFDNTLAFRHGPKSILNEKTIVFMLVSASSYERKYDLDLIKELSQQKQIKKLIMLDALDENNLAKQGELVTLNGQLHEEIFIGLAYIYLLQIFAVNKSIQQGLNPDNPCPTGEVNRVVQGVVIYPYE, encoded by the coding sequence ATGAGTAATAACACGCTTAAAGAAATCAAACAACAACCACAAGTTTGAGAAAAAGTCTTGCATGAATTGCAAGCAAACCAAAAAGAATGACTTGAATTTTTAAAGCCACTTAAAAATCATAAAGTAATTTTTACAGGAGCCGGGACCAGTGAATTTATTGGTAATGCTTTGGTTGGTTATTGTCGCCAACATCAACTTGATGCTGAAGCAATTGCTTCAACTGACATTGTTAGTGCTCCCACAAAGTATTTATTAAATAAGCCAACAATCTTGGTGTCATTTGCTAGAAGTGGAAACTCGCCTGAATCAGTTGGAGCAGTTGATTTAGCTAATCAATTTGTTGATGACATTGTGCACATTATTATTACTTGTAATAAAGATGGACAATTATATCAAAATGGTTTAAAACAAGTAAAAACAAAAATGTTTTTATTACCTGCAGAGGCAAATGACTTGGGTTTTGCAATGACATCAAGTTATTCAGGAATGATGTTAGCAGCTTGAGGTATTGTTAAACTTGCTCAAGCAGACTTTGACATTAAAAAAATAGATGCAGAGTTGAAAAACTTTTCAGGACTAACAAATTATCTTGAAACAGAAGCAAACAAATTGTCAGACTTAGACTTTGAAAGAATTGTTTACTTGGGAAGTGGTTGTAATCAAGCCTTTGCCCAAGAAAGTCGCTTGAAATTACTTGAGTTAACTCAAGGGCAATTTCCTGCCTTTTTTGACAATACCCTAGCTTTTAGACATGGTCCAAAATCAATTTTAAATGAAAAAACTATTGTTTTTATGTTAGTATCAGCAAGTAGTTATGAAAGAAAGTATGATCTTGATTTAATTAAGGAATTAAGCCAACAAAAACAAATTAAAAAACTGATTATGCTAGATGCTTTAGATGAAAACAATTTAGCAAAACAAGGAGAATTAGTTACCTTGAATGGACAATTACATGAAGAAATCTTTATTGGATTAGCATACATTTATTTATTACAAATTTTTGCAGTAAATAAATCAATCCAACAAGGGCTCAACCCTGACAATCCCTGTCCAACTGGTGAAGTAAACAGGGTAGTTCAAGGAGTTGTGATATATCCATATGAGTAA
- a CDS encoding PTS transporter subunit EIIC, with amino-acid sequence MDKILEKKAAVKQPKKEKISTPGSNGWKRFWSNTLAKLQGLGKSLMYPIALLPFAALLNRFGSLGIELNSTEEALHNVGWWFGFIIQKPGGTIFDQLPLIFAIGTAFGLAKDQRGEAGLVGAAFYLILTAFLVENGLPSLFYKTVLQFDVHDKVTGEVSGGLSQLFYVPNYGIIDGKLTKIGGTYILNIGVLGGIVAGCLSAWSYNKFRETKLPQALSFFGGRRFVPMIVMVLSIPVAFIFAIIWPWFQYGLVSFGNKISSGDAWAIPGAFLYAFINRLVQPTGLHHIINTFLWFQLPISGHIVDFSGKVIMFSDVAPAGVPNETALAALSSLFNVTINESNFKDYIVVRAGALPTGAISVGDGTYTIFGDINAFQKSMISGNFQTGYFPMFWGGLPGAALAMIFSAKKEKRKEVATFLGGVAVVAALTGIDEPLIFAFIFVGPILWVMNAFFTSVFAAIAVAMQMRVGFGFSGGFIDYIISFASSWGMSSYTGMARGGVYGVLSNPLWMFALAGLAFPTYFFSFKFVIKKMDIKTPGREDDGEEVAVSKVAPKKGDGNKYQTMAEGLVKIIGMENIVKVDNCATRLRLTVKDNQTNIDDKDIKALGAYGVKRLGEQGLQIIIGTDVEHVANAVHNLTGK; translated from the coding sequence ATGGATAAAATTCTAGAAAAAAAGGCTGCAGTAAAACAGCCTAAAAAAGAAAAAATAAGCACTCCAGGTTCAAATGGATGAAAGAGATTTTGAAGTAATACTTTAGCAAAACTTCAAGGTCTTGGTAAATCATTAATGTACCCGATTGCATTGCTTCCCTTTGCAGCCTTACTTAATCGTTTTGGAAGTTTAGGGATTGAACTGAATTCTACTGAAGAAGCACTACATAATGTAGGTTGATGATTTGGATTCATTATTCAAAAGCCAGGTGGAACTATATTTGATCAATTACCATTGATTTTTGCAATTGGTACTGCCTTTGGTCTTGCTAAAGACCAACGTGGTGAAGCTGGACTTGTTGGAGCAGCATTTTACTTAATTTTAACTGCATTTTTAGTAGAAAATGGATTACCATCATTATTCTATAAAACTGTACTTCAATTTGATGTACATGATAAAGTGACAGGAGAAGTAAGTGGTGGTTTATCACAATTATTCTATGTTCCAAACTATGGAATAATTGATGGCAAGCTCACCAAAATTGGAGGTACATACATCTTAAATATTGGTGTTCTTGGAGGTATTGTAGCAGGTTGTTTATCAGCTTGATCATACAATAAATTTAGAGAAACCAAATTACCTCAAGCCTTATCATTCTTTGGCGGAAGAAGATTTGTACCTATGATTGTAATGGTATTGTCAATTCCTGTTGCCTTCATATTTGCAATCATTTGACCTTGATTCCAATATGGTCTAGTTTCATTTGGTAATAAGATTTCTTCAGGAGATGCCTGGGCAATTCCAGGGGCATTCTTGTATGCATTTATTAACAGACTTGTACAACCAACAGGTTTACACCACATTATTAACACCTTCTTGTGATTCCAATTACCAATTAGTGGACACATTGTTGATTTTAGTGGAAAAGTAATAATGTTTAGTGACGTTGCTCCAGCTGGAGTACCAAATGAAACAGCATTAGCTGCTTTAAGTTCATTATTCAATGTAACAATCAATGAATCAAACTTTAAAGATTACATTGTTGTTAGAGCAGGTGCATTACCAACTGGGGCAATTTCAGTTGGTGATGGAACCTACACAATTTTTGGGGACATCAATGCCTTCCAAAAATCTATGATTTCAGGTAACTTCCAAACTGGTTACTTCCCAATGTTCTGAGGAGGATTACCAGGTGCAGCACTAGCTATGATTTTCAGTGCTAAAAAAGAAAAACGTAAAGAAGTTGCGACATTCTTGGGAGGAGTTGCTGTTGTAGCCGCTCTAACAGGAATCGATGAACCATTGATCTTTGCCTTCATCTTTGTAGGACCAATCTTATGAGTGATGAATGCCTTCTTCACATCAGTCTTTGCAGCCATTGCAGTGGCAATGCAAATGCGTGTTGGATTTGGATTTAGTGGAGGATTCATTGACTACATTATTTCATTTGCCTCATCATGAGGAATGAGTAGTTACACAGGAATGGCTAGAGGTGGAGTCTATGGAGTACTTTCAAACCCATTATGAATGTTTGCTCTGGCTGGACTAGCATTCCCAACTTACTTCTTCTCATTTAAATTTGTTATTAAAAAAATGGACATTAAAACTCCAGGTAGAGAAGATGATGGAGAAGAAGTTGCAGTTTCAAAAGTTGCTCCCAAAAAAGGTGATGGAAACAAATACCAAACTATGGCAGAAGGACTTGTCAAAATCATTGGTATGGAAAACATTGTCAAAGTGGACAACTGTGCAACTCGACTAAGATTAACTGTAAAAGATAATCAAACCAATATTGATGATAAAGACATCAAAGCTTTAGGAGCTTATGGCGTCAAGCGTTTAGGAGAACAAGGTCTCCAAATCATTATTGGAACTGATGTTGAGCATGTTGCTAACGCAGTGCATAACCTCACAGGTAAATAG